Proteins from a genomic interval of Chroococcidiopsis thermalis PCC 7203:
- a CDS encoding outer membrane beta-barrel protein produces MKRSIKSILALSAVSALAIIPTFLPVGKASAQTFTTNGTDANYLGGGISVGVTDGDSPIYDDDSKVGGNVQGRFAIPNAPISARGAILFGSDSTALMPLVTYDVPVAPNTNLYLGGGYSFNTEEGQSSPLGNKDAIVLTAGAESEVGSNVVVYGDAKWGIDSYRDSDSDAVSIQAGAAYRFN; encoded by the coding sequence ATGAAACGCTCAATTAAGTCTATCCTCGCTCTTTCTGCTGTGTCTGCATTGGCTATCATTCCTACATTTCTTCCTGTAGGAAAAGCCTCAGCTCAAACTTTTACCACAAATGGTACGGATGCGAACTATCTCGGTGGTGGTATTTCCGTAGGCGTTACCGATGGTGATAGCCCCATATACGATGATGATTCTAAAGTTGGTGGCAACGTTCAAGGACGATTCGCGATTCCAAACGCGCCTATTTCTGCCAGAGGTGCAATCTTATTTGGTAGCGATTCAACCGCATTGATGCCGTTGGTAACATATGATGTTCCAGTTGCTCCTAATACCAACCTTTACCTTGGTGGCGGTTACTCCTTCAATACTGAAGAAGGTCAATCTTCGCCTCTAGGTAACAAAGATGCTATCGTGCTAACTGCTGGTGCTGAATCTGAAGTTGGTAGCAACGTGGTTGTTTACGGTGATGCCAAGTGGGGGATTGATTCCTACAGAGACAGCGATTCCGATGCTGTCAGCATTCAAGCTGGTGCGGCTTACCGCTTTAACTAA
- a CDS encoding A/G-specific adenine glycosylase has product MTSAIAQSQENFTLLLAANKIKWFRRQLTSWATLNLREFPWRTTTDAYAIFIAEFLLQKTSANTVAPIYADFLTRYPTLEDLATASVAEIAILLKPLGLHFRADRLYQSVRVIIEQYDGKIPASEAQLLSLPGIGLYTARSICANAFAQPLAILDTNVARILERFFGLQGNRVKSRCKLLWSAAEYVAPKTSVSRWNLTLLDFGAGVCTARNPSCGICPLRSQCNYAKINLDMNHE; this is encoded by the coding sequence GTGACAAGCGCGATCGCTCAATCTCAAGAAAATTTTACATTGCTTCTGGCTGCAAACAAAATTAAGTGGTTTCGTCGTCAGTTAACTAGTTGGGCTACTCTCAATCTGCGAGAATTTCCTTGGCGCACTACAACAGATGCTTATGCTATTTTCATCGCTGAGTTTTTGCTGCAAAAAACTAGTGCTAATACAGTTGCTCCAATTTACGCAGATTTTTTGACTCGATATCCTACCCTCGAAGATTTGGCAACGGCATCAGTAGCAGAAATTGCGATTTTACTAAAGCCTTTAGGTTTGCATTTCCGTGCCGATCGCCTTTATCAATCTGTACGAGTAATTATCGAACAATATGATGGTAAAATTCCAGCCTCAGAGGCTCAGTTGCTTTCTTTACCTGGAATTGGATTATATACGGCACGCTCTATCTGTGCCAATGCTTTTGCGCAGCCGCTAGCAATATTAGATACTAATGTGGCACGAATTTTAGAGCGATTCTTTGGTTTGCAGGGGAATCGTGTCAAGTCTCGTTGCAAGCTGTTGTGGAGTGCGGCTGAATATGTCGCTCCGAAAACAAGTGTGAGTCGGTGGAATTTAACATTATTAGATTTTGGTGCGGGAGTTTGTACGGCTAGAAATCCCAGTTGTGGAATTTGTCCGTTGCGATCGCAATGCAATTACGCCAAAATTAATCTTGATATGAATCATGAATAA
- a CDS encoding DegT/DnrJ/EryC1/StrS family aminotransferase, translated as MTNSPIRSQEEFLVFGAPVIEAAEIEEAIATLKSGWLGTGPKVAQFERDFGVYKGADNAIAVNSCGAALHLSLLAASLQPGDEVITSPLTFCATINAITHVGATPVLADVDPVTMNIDPVQVQAKITPRTKAILPVHFAGRPCDMDALCNLALRYGLKIIEDCAHAIETEYKGKKTGTFGDFGCFSFYATKNICTGEGGMILARNSEDATRIRALSLHGISKDAWKRFSEEGYKHYQVLESGFKYNMMDLQAALGIHQLKQVESRWQRRQEIWQHYNCAFADLPLVLPAKPEPHTRHAYHLYPVLIDEQKAGCDRDTFLNAMTAENIGVGVHYLSIPEYDYYQQRFGWQPEDYPQAMRIGRQTVSLPLSAKLTRQDELDVIQAVRKVLASSQTHDTMRGEKRGTSEGQGRHIVAFNQQLSTVNHLRAV; from the coding sequence ATGACAAACAGTCCTATTCGTTCTCAAGAAGAGTTTCTGGTATTTGGCGCGCCTGTTATTGAAGCAGCAGAAATAGAAGAAGCGATCGCAACGCTCAAAAGTGGCTGGTTGGGAACAGGACCTAAGGTAGCTCAGTTTGAGCGAGATTTTGGGGTATATAAAGGAGCAGATAATGCGATCGCTGTGAATTCCTGTGGTGCAGCACTACACTTGAGCCTACTCGCGGCTTCCTTACAACCAGGAGACGAAGTCATTACCAGTCCCCTGACGTTTTGCGCCACGATCAACGCCATTACTCATGTGGGCGCGACACCCGTGCTAGCAGATGTCGATCCCGTCACGATGAATATCGATCCTGTCCAAGTTCAAGCAAAAATTACCCCTAGAACAAAGGCGATCCTACCCGTTCACTTTGCAGGTAGACCCTGTGATATGGATGCTTTATGTAATCTTGCTTTGCGCTACGGTTTGAAGATAATTGAGGATTGCGCCCACGCGATTGAAACAGAATATAAAGGTAAAAAAACAGGCACTTTTGGCGATTTTGGCTGTTTTAGTTTTTATGCCACCAAAAATATTTGTACGGGCGAAGGCGGCATGATTTTAGCGCGTAACTCCGAAGATGCCACCCGAATCAGAGCGCTGAGCTTGCATGGCATTAGTAAAGATGCTTGGAAGCGGTTTAGTGAAGAAGGATACAAACACTATCAAGTTTTGGAAAGCGGATTTAAATACAACATGATGGATCTACAAGCTGCCCTTGGCATCCATCAACTGAAGCAAGTAGAATCTCGCTGGCAGCGCCGTCAAGAGATTTGGCAGCACTACAATTGCGCTTTTGCCGATCTCCCCTTGGTACTTCCAGCAAAACCAGAACCCCATACTCGCCATGCCTATCACCTTTATCCGGTACTTATTGACGAGCAGAAAGCTGGATGCGATCGCGACACTTTTCTCAATGCGATGACAGCCGAAAACATTGGCGTGGGCGTACACTATCTCAGTATTCCAGAATACGATTACTATCAGCAAAGATTTGGTTGGCAACCAGAAGATTATCCTCAAGCAATGCGAATTGGGCGGCAGACAGTAAGTCTGCCGCTTTCTGCAAAGTTGACTCGCCAAGATGAATTAGATGTCATTCAAGCAGTGAGAAAAGTTCTAGCATCAAGTCAGACTCATGACACTATGAGGGGTGAGAAGAGAGGCACAAGCGAGGGACAAGGAAGACACATAGTAGCGTTCAACCAACAACTGTCAACTGTTAACCATCTTCGCGCAGTGTAG
- a CDS encoding pentapeptide repeat-containing protein — protein sequence MTDSIAAIREGKVKQLPGANLEDEDLAGLDLAEMNLAGANLVGADFSGSKLERSRLEGANLLGSKLRGADLRANFLGANLMQADMTSADLRGSNLRGANLMGAKLSQSAIAGAFLSGANLMSANLQGADLRGADLRGVNLSNANLQGANLTQADLQGALLNEANLEEADLQGANLAGANLSGANLLCAELEGTNLVGVNLAGTCLLGTVVKQ from the coding sequence ATGACTGATTCGATTGCAGCAATTAGAGAAGGAAAAGTTAAGCAATTACCAGGAGCCAATTTAGAGGATGAAGATCTGGCAGGGTTAGATCTGGCGGAAATGAATTTGGCAGGGGCTAACTTAGTCGGAGCCGATTTTTCTGGCTCCAAGTTAGAACGATCGCGTCTGGAAGGCGCTAACCTACTCGGTAGCAAGCTTCGCGGTGCAGATTTACGCGCTAACTTTTTGGGAGCCAATTTGATGCAGGCTGACATGACAAGTGCCGATCTGCGAGGCAGTAACCTCCGAGGCGCAAATTTGATGGGCGCGAAATTATCCCAAAGCGCGATCGCCGGAGCATTTTTGAGTGGGGCAAACCTGATGAGTGCTAACTTACAAGGCGCAGATCTCAGGGGTGCAGACTTACGGGGTGTCAATCTTTCTAATGCAAATTTACAAGGAGCCAATCTCACTCAGGCAGATTTACAGGGCGCTTTGTTAAATGAAGCTAATTTAGAAGAAGCGGACTTGCAGGGAGCAAATTTAGCGGGTGCTAACCTTTCAGGTGCTAATCTTCTGTGTGCGGAGTTGGAAGGAACTAATCTTGTAGGAGTTAATTTGGCTGGTACTTGCTTGTTAGGAACCGTGGTGAAACAGTAA
- the cutA gene encoding divalent-cation tolerance protein CutA yields MNKANYGLVLVTAGSPQEAEAIATSLVESQLAACVNILPIQSVYTWQGEINKEQEWQLLIKTDLAQFSHLEAKIRELHSYEVPEIIAIPILAGSQSYLDWISASVK; encoded by the coding sequence ATGAATAAAGCAAATTACGGTTTAGTTTTGGTCACAGCCGGATCGCCACAAGAAGCAGAGGCGATCGCCACTTCTTTAGTAGAATCTCAGCTAGCTGCTTGCGTGAATATTCTCCCTATCCAATCGGTTTACACGTGGCAGGGAGAAATTAATAAAGAACAAGAGTGGCAATTATTAATTAAAACAGATTTAGCTCAATTTTCTCACTTAGAAGCTAAAATCCGCGAGTTACACTCTTACGAAGTCCCTGAAATTATTGCCATTCCGATATTAGCAGGTTCTCAATCTTATCTAGACTGGATTTCTGCTTCTGTTAAATAA
- a CDS encoding photosystem II high light acclimation radical SAM protein: MENRILYVRLPCNPIFPIGVVYLADHVHKLFPEIEQRIFDLGTVPPLDFNSALDTCIDEFQPTLLVFSWRDIQIYAPVGGRGGNPLQHSFEFFYAFNPLVKFRGATGLLRLAVSYYKELWRNQGLIKRGLKRAQKHQPNARAVVGGGAVSVFYEQLQHNLPQGTVVSVGEGETLLEKLLRGEDFSNERCYVVGETQPRDRLIHEAPTPLEKSACNYDYIEKIWAEFSYYLQSSDFYIGVQTKRGCPHNCCYCIYTVVEGKQVRINPADEVVAEMRQLYDRGIRNFWFTDAQFIPARRFIDDAIELLQKIVDSGMTDIHWAAYIRADNLTPELCDLMVKTGMNYFEIGITSGSQELVRKMRMGYNLRTVLENCRDLKAAGFNDLVSVNYSFNVIDERPETIRQTIAYHRELERIFGADKVEPAIFFIGLQPHTHLEEYAFKNGILKPDYDPMNLKPWTVQKLLWNPEPLGSFFGEVCLQAWRQNPNDFGREVMKILEERLGCAPLEEALSAPIPTTDKKQLVTA, encoded by the coding sequence ATGGAAAACCGTATTCTCTACGTTCGCCTTCCGTGCAACCCTATATTTCCGATTGGGGTTGTTTACTTGGCAGATCACGTTCACAAGCTTTTTCCCGAAATCGAACAGCGAATTTTTGACTTAGGGACAGTCCCACCACTCGACTTTAATTCCGCCTTAGATACTTGTATCGACGAATTTCAGCCGACGCTTTTAGTATTCTCTTGGCGAGATATTCAGATTTATGCCCCAGTAGGTGGTAGGGGTGGTAATCCCTTGCAACATTCCTTTGAGTTTTTCTACGCCTTCAATCCGTTAGTCAAATTTCGCGGTGCAACCGGATTGCTGCGATTGGCAGTTTCCTATTACAAGGAACTCTGGCGCAATCAAGGACTGATTAAACGCGGGCTAAAACGCGCTCAGAAACACCAACCAAATGCCCGTGCCGTAGTCGGTGGGGGTGCAGTTAGTGTATTTTACGAGCAGTTGCAGCATAATTTGCCCCAGGGAACGGTTGTTTCTGTCGGAGAAGGAGAAACGCTGCTAGAAAAATTGTTGCGAGGCGAAGATTTTAGTAACGAACGCTGCTACGTTGTTGGCGAAACTCAACCACGCGATCGCCTAATCCACGAAGCGCCAACACCGCTAGAAAAATCTGCTTGTAACTACGACTATATTGAAAAGATTTGGGCGGAATTCTCCTATTACCTGCAATCTTCCGACTTTTATATCGGCGTGCAAACAAAGCGCGGCTGTCCTCACAATTGCTGCTACTGCATTTACACCGTAGTAGAAGGCAAACAGGTACGGATCAACCCCGCCGATGAAGTCGTAGCCGAAATGCGACAACTATACGATCGCGGCATTCGGAATTTCTGGTTTACCGATGCCCAGTTTATCCCAGCACGGAGATTCATCGATGATGCGATCGAACTGCTGCAAAAGATCGTCGATTCAGGCATGACTGATATCCACTGGGCAGCATACATCCGCGCCGACAACCTCACCCCCGAACTATGCGATTTAATGGTAAAAACGGGGATGAATTACTTCGAGATCGGCATCACCAGCGGTTCTCAGGAACTCGTGCGGAAAATGCGGATGGGCTACAACCTGCGCACGGTGTTGGAAAACTGCCGTGACTTAAAAGCAGCAGGTTTTAACGATCTCGTCTCCGTCAATTACTCCTTCAACGTCATTGACGAACGTCCCGAAACCATTCGCCAAACGATCGCCTACCATCGCGAACTCGAACGGATCTTCGGCGCTGACAAAGTGGAACCAGCCATTTTCTTCATCGGACTCCAACCCCATACCCACTTAGAAGAATACGCCTTTAAAAATGGCATACTCAAACCAGACTACGATCCGATGAATCTCAAACCTTGGACGGTACAAAAATTATTATGGAACCCCGAACCCCTCGGTTCCTTCTTTGGTGAAGTTTGCCTACAAGCATGGCGACAAAATCCCAACGACTTCGGACGGGAAGTGATGAAAATCTTAGAAGAACGCCTCGGCTGCGCCCCTCTCGAAGAAGCCCTTTCCGCCCCTATTCCTACCACTGACAAAAAGCAACTTGTAACAGCGTAA
- a CDS encoding DUF1830 domain-containing protein yields the protein MAQILDSLPPEQSDRLLCCYVNATSKIQIARISNIPNWYFERVVFPGQRLVFEAPPKATLEIHTGMMASAILSDNIPCERLCLLEESKAEAQMDRPAARSVEQKDKLSQRNFKSPLLTTID from the coding sequence ATGGCTCAAATATTAGATTCCCTACCACCCGAACAGTCCGACCGACTTCTTTGCTGCTATGTAAACGCAACTAGCAAGATTCAAATTGCTCGAATATCAAATATCCCTAACTGGTATTTTGAACGAGTTGTGTTTCCAGGTCAACGCCTTGTATTTGAAGCGCCACCTAAAGCAACACTAGAAATTCACACGGGCATGATGGCGAGTGCTATTTTGTCAGATAATATTCCTTGCGAACGCTTGTGCTTGTTAGAAGAAAGCAAAGCAGAAGCACAAATGGATCGTCCAGCAGCGCGATCGGTAGAACAAAAAGATAAACTAAGTCAAAGAAATTTTAAATCCCCTCTTTTAACGACTATTGATTAG
- a CDS encoding helix-turn-helix domain-containing protein — translation MTVKKLTEADRTEILDLYRNTGETTSTLADRYGVSNSTISRFLKVTLPEDEYETLIAAKRAARTPGGAEREEVAAIASPVVEVPSPTLEAPILKTISEPEPVVEAPTPKPVKKRRSTAKTGAEIEPLAEQLELLSNPSLPVEEEVREEVSAEASQIAAIMVGEELLDEDEDEDDEDDDLEDLEDLEDLDEDDDFEEETTPVIRRRLPVESFVRVLPLSEAMLPRTCYIVIDRMAELITRPLRDFGDLGQIPVQEVQQKTLPIFDNHRVARRFSSKRDRVIKVPDSRMLQKTRSQLQSKGITRLLFDGRVYSLSSS, via the coding sequence ATGACGGTCAAAAAATTAACGGAAGCTGACAGAACAGAAATTTTGGATTTGTATCGCAATACAGGAGAGACAACATCAACGCTAGCAGATCGCTATGGAGTGAGCAACTCTACGATTAGTCGCTTCTTAAAAGTGACTTTGCCAGAAGATGAGTATGAAACGCTCATTGCAGCTAAACGGGCGGCTCGGACCCCTGGAGGAGCAGAGAGAGAAGAGGTAGCAGCGATCGCTTCCCCTGTGGTAGAAGTACCCTCACCCACCCTAGAAGCACCCATACTAAAAACAATATCTGAACCCGAACCAGTTGTTGAAGCCCCTACCCCCAAACCTGTGAAAAAACGGCGTTCGACAGCGAAGACTGGAGCAGAAATCGAGCCGCTAGCAGAACAATTAGAGTTACTCAGTAACCCTTCCCTACCTGTAGAAGAAGAAGTGCGCGAGGAGGTAAGCGCAGAGGCTAGCCAGATTGCAGCAATTATGGTAGGAGAAGAATTGCTCGATGAAGATGAAGACGAAGATGATGAGGATGACGATCTAGAAGATTTAGAAGATTTAGAAGATCTAGACGAAGACGACGATTTCGAGGAAGAGACAACACCAGTTATTAGAAGGCGATTGCCCGTCGAAAGCTTCGTCAGGGTGTTACCGTTGTCAGAAGCAATGCTGCCGAGAACATGTTATATCGTGATCGATCGCATGGCAGAATTAATTACGCGACCGCTGAGGGATTTTGGCGATTTGGGACAAATTCCCGTGCAAGAAGTCCAACAAAAAACTCTACCGATATTTGACAACCATCGGGTAGCGCGGCGATTTTCCAGCAAACGCGATCGCGTGATTAAAGTTCCTGACAGTCGCATGTTGCAAAAAACTCGTTCTCAACTTCAATCTAAAGGCATCACACGTCTACTATTTGATGGACGAGTCTATTCTTTATCGTCTAGTTAG
- a CDS encoding DICT sensory domain-containing protein: MLEGSILQQLKSALENTNRPLNLGVYYKNTLVALCHALEDCILVSGSQPLVITAFQRGKWYLQEAERYHDLAQKSRHVAIMAAPDTGFADHPTSKLPNVDLVALNPEDPVAQEWHLIILAPSYTAMVLCQELSEADYGVGGRPTIDLERKFYGFWTFEPARVEKTIDLAIAHINSYNPELAQQLKSHVQAIAQESAQVEPDDLNTIVSRVVDYLQTSEYSIKQIEHHQILDSNLVSNELQAFLRLGQLIDLADTGNPLAAAEVAAIAEIMGQLLNLPAWQVKRLRLASLLHRIAPQSVNVQYGEAPSCPLIPAAQVLRTMPRLSAIAQIINHFSEHWDGSGEPAGLMGETIPLESRILGLVADFQQRFTHLSQSHTREEALSTALAQCQQEQGKAWEPKLVDTLELLVRGMQQGLTLPVSPTKISSSMWLIDEERAEFGIRNSGVASG, from the coding sequence ATGCTAGAAGGCTCCATCTTACAACAGCTCAAATCAGCACTCGAAAACACGAATCGACCCCTTAACCTGGGTGTCTACTATAAAAACACCTTGGTCGCCCTGTGTCATGCCCTAGAAGACTGCATTTTGGTTTCTGGTAGCCAACCGCTAGTCATTACGGCTTTTCAACGGGGTAAATGGTATCTGCAAGAAGCAGAACGCTACCACGATTTAGCCCAAAAATCCCGCCATGTGGCGATTATGGCAGCTCCAGATACGGGCTTTGCCGACCATCCTACTAGCAAATTACCAAATGTAGACTTAGTAGCGTTGAATCCTGAAGACCCAGTGGCGCAAGAATGGCATTTGATAATTCTTGCGCCTAGCTACACGGCAATGGTACTTTGTCAAGAGTTGTCTGAGGCGGATTACGGAGTCGGAGGTAGACCGACAATTGATTTAGAGCGTAAATTTTACGGTTTTTGGACGTTTGAGCCAGCTAGGGTAGAGAAAACAATCGACCTAGCGATCGCCCACATTAACAGTTACAACCCCGAACTCGCGCAACAGCTCAAATCTCACGTCCAGGCGATCGCCCAAGAGTCTGCCCAAGTAGAACCGGACGATTTAAATACAATCGTTTCTCGCGTGGTCGATTACCTCCAAACCAGCGAATATAGCATCAAGCAGATAGAACATCATCAGATATTAGATAGCAATTTAGTTTCCAACGAATTACAAGCCTTCCTCCGCTTGGGACAACTGATCGACCTTGCCGATACGGGTAACCCCCTCGCAGCCGCAGAAGTCGCCGCGATCGCCGAAATTATGGGGCAATTACTCAATCTTCCCGCTTGGCAGGTCAAACGCCTGCGCCTAGCCAGTCTACTCCATCGCATTGCCCCCCAATCGGTCAACGTGCAGTATGGCGAAGCCCCCAGTTGCCCTCTCATCCCAGCCGCTCAAGTTTTGCGTACCATGCCTCGCCTGAGCGCGATCGCTCAAATTATCAACCATTTCTCAGAACATTGGGATGGTAGCGGAGAGCCAGCTGGTTTGATGGGGGAGACAATCCCGTTAGAATCGCGAATTTTAGGCTTAGTGGCAGACTTTCAGCAGCGTTTTACCCATCTATCCCAATCTCATACCAGAGAGGAAGCCTTATCAACTGCGTTGGCTCAATGTCAGCAAGAACAGGGTAAAGCTTGGGAACCAAAACTTGTAGACACCCTAGAATTACTCGTGCGCGGGATGCAACAGGGTTTAACCTTACCCGTCTCCCCCACAAAAATTAGTAGCAGCATGTGGCTGATCGATGAGGAGCGAGCAGAATTCGGAATTCGGAATTCGGGAGTGGCTAGTGGCTAG
- a CDS encoding DUF4079 domain-containing protein, with product MDLPSFLWLWKIAAWSMGLSLLAYLLLTVTGWQMFQARTNFHPRPSWLHLLHYSIGGSMVLLVLLLLAIGVVGTLGHFGSLGHSQHLTAGLIVVALTLISAVSATLISPKRQWARSLHVGANAVLFLGFLWVSLTGWVVVQKYLP from the coding sequence TTGGATTTACCTTCTTTTTTGTGGTTGTGGAAAATAGCAGCCTGGTCGATGGGTCTGTCGCTACTAGCTTATCTGCTGTTGACCGTAACAGGCTGGCAGATGTTCCAGGCAAGAACAAATTTTCATCCCAGACCTAGTTGGCTGCATTTGCTGCACTATAGTATTGGTGGCAGCATGGTTTTGCTAGTGCTGCTGCTATTAGCAATTGGTGTTGTCGGTACGCTGGGTCATTTTGGTTCTCTCGGTCATTCCCAACACTTGACGGCAGGACTAATCGTGGTAGCATTAACCCTAATATCGGCAGTTAGTGCAACTTTAATCAGTCCTAAGCGTCAATGGGCGAGATCGCTCCACGTAGGCGCAAATGCAGTTTTATTCCTTGGTTTTCTCTGGGTGTCCCTCACGGGTTGGGTGGTGGTACAGAAGTATTTGCCATAG
- the sir gene encoding sulfite reductase, ferredoxin dependent, whose product MVKSSTPPTPVTRKPSKVEGIKERSNFLREPVATEILQDTTHFTEEAIQILKFHGSYQQDNRDNRIKGQEKDYQFMVRTKNPGGFVPAQLYLTLDKLAEEYGNQTLRVTTRQGFQMHGILKRNLKSAIAAIIKSMGSTLGACGDINRNVMAPPAPFKNKPEYQHAWQYSEYVAQLLSPQTGAYYEIWLDGEKAISAEENPEVVAARQKNGTGTVFHDSEEPLYGTHYMPRKFKCSVTVPGDNSVDLFSQDLTLVVITNDKQEVEGFNIYAGGGLGRTHGKEETFARLADPIGYIAKADVYDAIKAIVATQRDYGDRTDRRHARLKYLINDWGVDKFRSMVEKYLGKPLEASKPLPEWKYEDFLGWHEQGDGKLFLGISVENGRIKDEGSFRLRTALREIVQQYNLSMRLTPHHNVILCDIAPDQKQAIANLLVTHGVEPDPNAISQLVRYSMACPALPTCGLATTESERVMPSVLQRIEVLLNRLGLSQEHFVVRMTGCPNGCARPYMAELGFVGNGPSTYQLWLGADANQTRLAQVYIEKLPLDNLEAELEPLLVYFKQSRQPNESFGDFCDRIGFDSLREFTSKYEFQGALEPEIALQDDGNGEQEAAANAATAAKARRRITLREPVYAKLKATAESQGKPMTQLVNEAIEAFLQGQ is encoded by the coding sequence ATGGTTAAATCTTCTACTCCTCCCACCCCCGTAACTCGCAAGCCTTCCAAAGTTGAAGGGATTAAGGAACGCAGCAATTTTTTGCGGGAACCAGTCGCGACCGAAATTCTGCAAGATACAACTCATTTTACCGAAGAAGCGATCCAGATTCTTAAGTTTCACGGTTCTTATCAGCAAGATAACCGCGACAACCGGATTAAAGGTCAGGAGAAAGACTACCAATTTATGGTACGGACAAAAAACCCAGGTGGGTTCGTGCCAGCTCAATTGTATTTGACTCTGGACAAGCTGGCTGAAGAATACGGCAATCAAACTTTGCGCGTCACCACGCGGCAAGGCTTTCAGATGCATGGCATTTTGAAGCGAAATCTCAAAAGCGCGATCGCAGCCATAATTAAAAGTATGGGTTCGACGCTGGGAGCCTGTGGTGACATTAATCGTAACGTCATGGCTCCTCCGGCTCCGTTTAAAAATAAGCCAGAATACCAACATGCTTGGCAATATTCCGAGTATGTCGCTCAGTTGCTCTCACCACAAACTGGGGCATACTATGAAATCTGGCTAGATGGAGAAAAAGCCATTAGTGCGGAAGAAAACCCTGAAGTTGTAGCTGCACGGCAGAAAAATGGTACGGGAACGGTGTTTCACGATAGCGAAGAACCACTCTACGGCACGCACTATATGCCCCGTAAGTTTAAGTGCAGCGTCACCGTACCTGGTGATAACTCCGTAGATTTGTTTTCTCAAGATTTAACTTTGGTAGTCATAACCAATGACAAGCAAGAAGTAGAAGGATTTAACATCTATGCTGGTGGTGGCTTAGGACGGACGCACGGTAAGGAAGAAACTTTTGCCCGACTAGCCGACCCAATTGGTTATATAGCCAAAGCCGATGTATACGATGCTATCAAAGCAATTGTAGCTACTCAGCGCGATTACGGCGATCGCACCGACCGCCGCCACGCCCGCTTAAAATATTTAATCAATGACTGGGGCGTAGATAAATTCCGGTCGATGGTAGAAAAGTATTTGGGCAAGCCTTTGGAAGCTTCCAAGCCTCTACCAGAATGGAAATATGAAGATTTCCTCGGCTGGCACGAACAGGGTGATGGGAAGTTATTTTTGGGGATTTCGGTCGAAAACGGTCGAATCAAGGATGAAGGATCGTTTCGGTTAAGGACTGCTTTACGGGAAATCGTGCAGCAGTACAACTTATCAATGCGACTGACACCCCACCATAATGTTATTTTGTGCGATATCGCCCCAGATCAAAAGCAGGCGATCGCAAATCTACTCGTAACTCACGGTGTAGAACCTGACCCCAACGCCATCAGCCAGTTAGTTAGATACTCTATGGCTTGTCCGGCTTTGCCTACATGTGGCTTGGCAACAACTGAATCGGAACGGGTCATGCCAAGCGTCCTCCAGCGAATTGAAGTGTTATTAAATCGCTTGGGCTTGAGTCAAGAACATTTCGTCGTGCGGATGACGGGTTGTCCTAACGGTTGTGCTAGACCCTACATGGCAGAACTAGGGTTTGTCGGCAATGGTCCTAGCACGTATCAACTATGGTTGGGTGCAGATGCTAACCAAACGAGGCTGGCGCAAGTGTATATAGAGAAGTTGCCTCTCGATAACCTGGAGGCAGAATTAGAACCATTGCTGGTTTACTTCAAACAATCGCGGCAACCTAATGAAAGCTTTGGCGATTTTTGCGATCGCATTGGCTTTGACTCTTTACGAGAGTTTACCTCCAAATACGAGTTTCAAGGCGCACTGGAACCAGAAATCGCCCTACAAGATGATGGCAATGGCGAACAGGAAGCAGCTGCTAATGCAGCAACTGCGGCAAAAGCCCGTCGTCGTATCACTTTACGCGAACCAGTCTACGCAAAGCTAAAAGCTACTGCTGAGAGTCAAGGTAAACCCATGACTCAACTTGTAAATGAGGCGATAGAAGCTTTCTTACAAGGGCAATAA